The following are encoded in a window of Caldicellulosiruptoraceae bacterium PP1 genomic DNA:
- a CDS encoding 2-hydroxyacyl-CoA dehydratase, with protein sequence MRISFPYMGSTIVYKKLFEFLGHEVIMPPKPTQKTMDLGVKYSPEFACIPLKMVMGSYIEAINMGAEVLVTSGGHGPCRAGFYGDTHKLILKNLGYDNVELIILDAPQDNWKAFLQNINKLRNRLPWFKVINRVITLYKFIQKLDELEKLSQKIRPYEIQKGQTTKVWNEILNRFDKIKTKKELENTYLECKRMLEEIPIKKVNENEKIRIGIVGEIYVVMESSINFGIEELLGNLGVEVERALYLSEWVRDNLVPWSLRPKRFKDLIKKGQKYIKILIGGHAVETVGHIIDYKERGFDGIIHLMPFACLPELVTQSLIHKISKEEDIPILSLPIDEQTGKANTQTRIEAFIDLLKNRKKGIKKQLDKNERVVVA encoded by the coding sequence ATGAGAATTTCTTTTCCATATATGGGTTCAACAATTGTATACAAGAAATTATTTGAATTTTTAGGACATGAAGTGATAATGCCACCAAAACCAACGCAAAAAACAATGGATTTAGGTGTGAAATATTCTCCTGAATTTGCATGTATTCCTCTAAAAATGGTAATGGGCAGTTACATTGAAGCAATCAATATGGGGGCTGAAGTATTAGTTACATCAGGTGGACATGGCCCTTGTAGAGCGGGATTTTATGGAGATACTCATAAACTAATTTTAAAAAATTTGGGTTATGATAATGTAGAATTAATTATTCTTGATGCTCCACAGGACAATTGGAAAGCTTTTTTGCAAAACATTAATAAATTAAGGAATAGATTGCCATGGTTTAAAGTAATTAATAGAGTAATTACGCTATATAAATTCATTCAAAAACTTGATGAATTAGAAAAATTAAGTCAAAAAATAAGACCATACGAAATACAAAAAGGGCAAACAACTAAAGTATGGAATGAAATATTAAACAGATTTGATAAAATTAAAACTAAAAAAGAATTAGAAAATACATATTTAGAGTGTAAAAGAATGCTTGAAGAAATTCCTATAAAAAAAGTTAATGAAAATGAAAAAATTAGAATTGGTATTGTTGGGGAAATCTATGTTGTTATGGAGAGTTCTATAAATTTTGGTATTGAAGAATTACTTGGGAATTTAGGCGTTGAGGTTGAAAGGGCTTTATATCTTTCTGAATGGGTTAGAGATAACCTAGTCCCGTGGTCTTTAAGGCCTAAAAGATTTAAAGATTTAATTAAGAAGGGGCAGAAATACATAAAAATACTAATTGGCGGTCATGCTGTTGAAACAGTTGGTCATATAATAGATTATAAAGAAAGAGGTTTTGATGGAATTATACATTTAATGCCTTTTGCATGTTTGCCAGAATTAGTAACTCAAAGCTTAATACACAAAATTTCGAAAGAAGAGGATATTCCTATTTTATCATTGCCTATTGATGAACAGACTGGTAAAGCGAATACACAAACAAGAATAGAAGCATTTATTGACTTATTGAAAAATAGGAAAAAAGGCATAAAAAAACAACTAGATAAAAATGAAAGGGTTGTAGTAGCATGA
- a CDS encoding peptidase M42, with translation MIESFPGREQELKYYVEDELSSINVFYDDDKIGNTFGERGKNPCIVFNAHYDSIGKENVGKNWMFEINYDHKKDIIKSNGIRPIGGDDRCGIAIILALLRFTDFPFKFIITTYCEDEHQGIKYFLQNQQKFFNGTKLCIGLDRKGYGDIIVSYAGKDICVKEEYIDKVKNAAKSIGIYTKREKSPNIADVRIIYDKLGINCLNLSVGYYNAHSESEYIILDNVVKTYYWVCQILEQC, from the coding sequence ATGATTGAATCATTTCCAGGAAGAGAACAGGAACTCAAATATTATGTTGAGGATGAACTTAGTTCAATTAATGTTTTTTATGATGATGACAAAATTGGAAATACATTTGGAGAAAGAGGTAAAAATCCTTGCATTGTATTTAATGCTCACTATGATTCAATTGGAAAAGAAAATGTAGGTAAGAATTGGATGTTTGAGATTAATTATGACCACAAAAAAGACATAATAAAAAGCAATGGAATTAGACCTATTGGTGGTGATGATAGATGCGGAATTGCAATTATTCTAGCACTTTTGAGATTTACAGATTTTCCATTTAAATTTATTATTACAACATATTGTGAAGATGAACATCAAGGAATTAAATACTTTTTGCAAAACCAACAAAAGTTTTTTAATGGAACAAAATTATGTATAGGTCTTGATAGAAAAGGTTACGGAGATATTATTGTTAGTTATGCAGGCAAAGATATCTGTGTAAAAGAAGAGTATATTGATAAGGTTAAAAATGCTGCAAAATCTATTGGTATATACACAAAGAGAGAGAAAAGCCCTAATATTGCTGATGTAAGAATTATTTATGATAAATTAGGTATTAATTGCTTAAATCTTTCTGTTGGCTATTATAATGCTCACAGTGAATCTGAGTATATTATTTTAGATAATGTTGTAAAAACATACTATTGGGTATGTCAGATTTTAGAACAATGTTAA
- the ilvE gene encoding branched-chain-amino-acid transaminase — protein sequence MEEKLVYIDGELYKKSEAKISVFDHGFLYGDGVFEGIRAYNGKIFKCKEHIDRLYAAAKAIYMEIPISKEDMTQALIKTCRANNIKDGYIRLVVSRGSGDLGLSPTKCPKPTIVIIADSIVLYPQEMYEKGMKVITASTRRNSPQCVDPQIKSLNYLNNILAKIEANRAGVPEAIMLTQDGFVTECTGDNIFIVKDGELITPPVYLGALDGITRKTVIKLASDLEYKVSEKVFTLFNLYNADECFFTGTAAEVIAVTEVDGRKIGNGEVGPITKKLMEEFKKITQIDGVDIY from the coding sequence ATGGAAGAGAAACTAGTCTATATAGATGGAGAGTTATATAAAAAATCAGAAGCAAAAATATCTGTATTTGATCATGGTTTTCTATATGGTGATGGTGTTTTTGAAGGAATTAGGGCATATAATGGGAAGATTTTTAAATGTAAAGAACATATAGACAGATTATACGCTGCAGCAAAAGCAATTTATATGGAAATTCCAATTTCTAAAGAAGATATGACACAAGCACTAATTAAAACTTGCCGTGCTAACAATATAAAAGATGGATATATTAGGTTAGTAGTTTCTCGTGGTTCAGGCGATTTAGGACTATCGCCAACTAAATGTCCAAAACCAACAATAGTAATAATTGCCGATTCGATAGTTTTATATCCTCAAGAAATGTACGAAAAAGGAATGAAGGTTATAACTGCTTCAACAAGACGTAATAGTCCACAATGCGTAGATCCACAAATCAAATCACTCAATTATCTTAACAATATTTTGGCAAAAATAGAAGCTAATCGTGCAGGAGTTCCAGAAGCAATAATGCTTACACAAGATGGATTTGTAACAGAATGTACCGGTGATAATATATTTATAGTTAAAGACGGAGAGTTAATAACTCCACCAGTTTATCTTGGTGCATTAGATGGCATAACAAGAAAAACAGTAATTAAATTAGCTTCTGATTTAGAATATAAAGTATCTGAAAAAGTGTTTACATTATTTAATTTATATAATGCTGACGAGTGTTTCTTTACTGGTACAGCTGCAGAAGTTATTGCAGTTACTGAAGTTGATGGAAGAAAAATCGGGAATGGTGAAGTTGGTCCTATTACTAAAAAGTTAATGGAAGAATTCAAAAAAATTACTCAAATTGATGGTGTTGATATATATTAG
- a CDS encoding ferritin family protein: MKTKIAKILEFGMKMEKNAKDFYSFYANSLEDESLKALFNELIKIEEEHFKFLKSKYDKLDVPTPPQEISWVVDIQNKMVDPHILADNSELTKLPLSDIAILRLAYLIESDFASFYKNAAEKVDQQDVKEFLLELAKWEEEHENLFKNRYTEQIKKAWEDLDIF, from the coding sequence ATGAAAACAAAAATTGCTAAAATACTAGAATTTGGAATGAAAATGGAGAAAAATGCAAAGGATTTTTATTCTTTTTATGCAAATTCGCTTGAAGATGAATCATTAAAAGCATTATTTAATGAATTAATAAAAATAGAAGAAGAACATTTTAAATTTTTAAAAAGTAAATATGATAAGTTAGATGTGCCAACACCTCCTCAAGAAATTTCGTGGGTTGTAGATATTCAAAATAAAATGGTAGATCCTCATATACTAGCAGATAACTCTGAATTAACTAAATTACCTCTTTCAGACATTGCAATTTTAAGATTAGCATATTTAATTGAAAGTGATTTTGCATCATTTTATAAGAATGCAGCTGAAAAGGTTGATCAACAAGATGTAAAAGAATTTTTACTTGAGCTTGCAAAATGGGAAGAAGAACATGAAAATCTATTTAAAAACAGGTATACAGAACAAATAAAAAAAGCGTGGGAAGATTTAGATATCTTTTAA
- the ilvD gene encoding dihydroxy-acid dehydratase: MRSDTVKKGFAKAPQRSLFKAMGYTDEELQRPLVAVVNSWNEIIPGHVHLDKIAEAVKAGIRLAGATPIEFNVIGVCDGIAMGHIGMKYSLVTRELIADSVESMVMAHQFDGMVLIPNCDKIVPGMLMALARVNIPAIVVSGGPMQAGRVKNKVVDLNSVFEGVGEFTTNKITEEELLELENYACPGCGSCSGMFTANSMNCLTEVLGLGLPGNGTILANSAERIRLAKQAGMKIVELIEKDIKPSDILSIKSFENALTVDMALGCSTNTVLHLLAIAHELGINIDLDLINSISDRTPNLCKLAPAGQHHIEDLYYAGGIQALMNELSKLNLINTDLLTVNLKTIAENINNVKVKDYNVIKPIDCPYSKTGGLVIVKGNLAPDGSVIKKSAVPQSMLKHRGPAKVFENGEDVFDAIINGKIQKGDVIVIRYEGPKGGPGMREMLSPTSALAGVGLIEHVALITDGRFSGATRGACFGHVSPEAAEKGPIAIVQDGDIISYDIENKTLNIELTQDEIERRLKELPEFEPKIKTGYLRRYSKLVKSASTGAILD, translated from the coding sequence ATGAGAAGTGACACTGTAAAAAAAGGATTTGCAAAAGCTCCACAAAGGTCACTATTTAAAGCAATGGGATATACTGATGAAGAACTACAAAGACCTTTAGTAGCAGTTGTAAACTCATGGAATGAGATAATTCCTGGACATGTTCACTTAGATAAAATAGCAGAGGCAGTAAAAGCGGGAATAAGACTTGCTGGTGCAACACCTATTGAATTTAATGTAATTGGTGTTTGCGATGGTATTGCTATGGGGCATATTGGAATGAAATATTCTTTAGTAACAAGAGAATTAATTGCTGATTCAGTTGAATCAATGGTTATGGCACATCAGTTTGATGGAATGGTTTTAATACCCAATTGCGATAAAATAGTTCCTGGAATGCTTATGGCACTTGCAAGAGTTAATATTCCAGCAATTGTTGTTAGTGGTGGCCCTATGCAAGCAGGAAGGGTAAAAAATAAAGTTGTTGATTTAAATAGTGTATTTGAAGGTGTAGGAGAATTTACAACCAATAAAATAACCGAAGAAGAATTATTAGAGCTTGAAAATTATGCTTGTCCAGGTTGTGGGTCATGTTCAGGAATGTTTACAGCAAATTCAATGAATTGTCTTACAGAGGTTCTTGGTTTAGGGTTACCTGGAAACGGAACTATTTTAGCTAATTCGGCTGAACGAATTAGACTTGCAAAACAAGCTGGTATGAAAATAGTAGAGCTAATTGAAAAAGATATAAAACCTTCTGATATTTTAAGCATAAAATCATTTGAAAATGCTTTAACAGTAGATATGGCTTTGGGCTGTTCTACAAATACTGTTCTACACCTTTTAGCAATTGCTCATGAACTAGGTATTAATATAGATTTAGATTTAATCAATTCAATAAGTGATAGAACCCCTAACTTATGCAAATTAGCACCGGCAGGACAACATCATATAGAAGATTTATATTATGCTGGTGGAATACAGGCCTTAATGAATGAACTTTCAAAACTTAATTTAATTAATACTGATCTTTTAACAGTAAATCTTAAAACTATTGCAGAGAATATAAATAATGTCAAAGTGAAAGATTACAATGTTATTAAACCAATTGATTGTCCATATTCTAAGACAGGTGGACTAGTTATTGTAAAAGGGAATCTTGCACCTGACGGTTCTGTTATAAAGAAGAGTGCAGTACCTCAAAGTATGTTAAAGCATAGAGGCCCAGCTAAAGTTTTTGAAAATGGTGAAGATGTTTTTGATGCAATTATTAATGGTAAAATACAAAAAGGCGATGTCATTGTGATAAGATATGAAGGTCCAAAAGGTGGCCCCGGAATGAGAGAAATGCTTTCACCAACATCAGCTCTTGCAGGGGTTGGTCTTATTGAACATGTAGCATTAATTACTGATGGGAGATTTTCTGGAGCAACACGAGGTGCGTGCTTTGGACATGTTTCTCCTGAAGCTGCTGAAAAAGGACCTATTGCCATAGTTCAAGATGGCGATATTATCTCATATGATATCGAAAATAAAACTTTAAATATTGAATTAACTCAAGATGAAATTGAAAGAAGATTAAAAGAGTTACCGGAATTTGAACCAAAAATAAAAACAGGATATTTAAGAAGATATTCAAAACTAGTTAAATCTGCTTCAACTGGTGCTATTTTAGATTAA
- the greA gene encoding transcription elongation factor GreA, translating to MARELEHIKVQKISREAYEKYQKELELLKTVKRKEVAEKIKIARSFGDLSENSEYDEAKEEQAKLEERILYLEKLLKSVEIIDKDEISTDFVGIGTKVKILDLETEETLEYEIVSSKEANPFENKISDESPVGKALVGKKAGEEVEISVPAGKFRYKILEITK from the coding sequence ATGGCAAGAGAACTTGAACATATCAAAGTTCAAAAAATATCACGTGAAGCATATGAGAAATATCAAAAAGAATTAGAGTTATTAAAAACAGTAAAAAGGAAAGAAGTTGCAGAAAAAATTAAGATAGCTCGTTCATTTGGTGATTTATCAGAAAATTCAGAATACGATGAAGCAAAAGAAGAACAAGCTAAACTTGAAGAAAGAATTCTATACTTAGAGAAACTATTAAAAAGTGTTGAAATAATAGATAAAGATGAAATATCAACTGATTTCGTAGGTATTGGAACAAAGGTAAAAATACTTGATCTTGAGACTGAAGAAACATTGGAGTATGAAATAGTTAGCTCAAAGGAAGCCAATCCTTTTGAAAATAAAATTTCAGATGAATCTCCGGTTGGGAAAGCATTAGTTGGCAAAAAAGCAGGAGAAGAAGTAGAAATTAGTGTACCTGCAGGTAAATTTAGATACAAAATTTTAGAAATTACAAAATAG
- a CDS encoding acyl-CoA dehydratase activase yields MREIYIGIDVGSVSTNVIAIDKDVNVLFKTYIRTNGQPIDSVKEGLKQLEDTLGQINVIGVGTTGSGRQLAGAIVGADVIKNEITAHATATINFVPDVRTIFEIGGQDSKIIIIRDQMVVDFAMNTVCAAGTGSFLDHQSERLKIPIEQFGEMALLAKTPVRIAGRCTVFAESDMIAKQQFGFSKAEIIRGLCDALVRNYLNNVGRGKKLEKPFVFQGGVAANHGIKAAFERELGEEIIIPEHFNVMGAIGAAILARDYIRNTNRKTNFRGFNAKDIDFKTSSFECKGCSNRCEVVKVIMEDKVIAMWGDRCGKWTNSI; encoded by the coding sequence ATGAGAGAAATATATATTGGTATTGATGTAGGTTCTGTCTCAACAAATGTTATTGCAATAGATAAAGATGTAAATGTTCTATTTAAAACATATATAAGGACAAATGGACAACCAATTGACTCTGTAAAAGAAGGTCTAAAGCAATTAGAAGATACTTTAGGACAAATAAATGTTATTGGTGTAGGAACAACTGGTAGTGGACGACAGCTTGCAGGAGCAATTGTTGGTGCTGATGTAATAAAAAATGAGATAACGGCACACGCAACAGCTACTATTAATTTTGTACCCGATGTCAGAACTATTTTTGAAATTGGTGGCCAAGATTCAAAAATTATTATTATTAGAGACCAAATGGTTGTTGACTTTGCAATGAATACTGTTTGTGCAGCTGGAACTGGTTCATTTTTGGATCACCAAAGTGAAAGATTAAAAATCCCTATAGAACAATTTGGTGAAATGGCTCTATTAGCAAAAACTCCAGTAAGAATTGCAGGTAGATGTACTGTTTTTGCTGAATCTGATATGATTGCCAAACAACAGTTTGGTTTTTCTAAAGCTGAAATAATTAGAGGACTTTGTGATGCCTTGGTAAGAAATTATTTGAATAATGTAGGCAGAGGGAAAAAACTGGAAAAACCTTTTGTTTTTCAAGGTGGGGTTGCTGCAAATCATGGAATTAAAGCTGCTTTTGAAAGGGAACTTGGTGAGGAGATAATTATTCCAGAACATTTCAATGTAATGGGAGCTATTGGTGCTGCAATTCTTGCGAGAGATTATATAAGAAATACAAATAGGAAGACAAATTTTAGAGGATTTAATGCAAAAGATATTGACTTTAAAACATCTTCATTTGAATGTAAAGGGTGCTCAAATAGATGTGAAGTAGTGAAGGTAATAATGGAAGATAAAGTTATTGCAATGTGGGGAGATAGATGTGGTAAATGGACAAATTCAATATGA
- a CDS encoding quinate 5-dehydrogenase encodes MKRVVSVSIGSSKRNHRVKTIILGQEFEIERIGTDGDIKKAVEIIKDLDGKVDAFGMGGIDIVLYGGGKNYVIRDALPIKEAAKKTPLVDGTGIKNTFEKWVIKYLSQHKIIDFRGKKALIVSALDRYKLAEGLYEEGCQLLIGDALFALGINLIIKNLKTIYYLASFLMPLIVKLPFSLLYPSDSENIKDFKKLKKYKKYYDMADIIAGDYKYIEKYMPESLKDKIIITNTITKDDIANLKNRGIKMLVTTTPEFDGRSFGTNVLEAIIVALTNKRLEDMTKKEFEELLKNIDFKPRIEIFY; translated from the coding sequence ATGAAGAGGGTAGTTAGTGTTAGCATTGGGTCATCAAAAAGAAACCATAGGGTAAAAACAATTATTTTAGGACAAGAATTTGAAATTGAAAGGATAGGAACAGATGGTGATATAAAGAAGGCAGTTGAAATTATTAAGGATTTAGATGGTAAAGTTGATGCCTTTGGAATGGGTGGTATTGATATAGTTTTATATGGTGGCGGAAAGAATTATGTTATTCGTGATGCTCTTCCTATAAAAGAAGCTGCAAAAAAGACGCCATTAGTAGATGGAACAGGGATAAAAAATACATTCGAAAAATGGGTTATTAAGTATTTGAGCCAACATAAAATAATTGATTTCAGAGGGAAAAAAGCATTAATTGTTTCTGCTTTAGATAGATATAAATTAGCAGAGGGTCTTTATGAAGAAGGATGTCAATTATTAATTGGAGATGCATTATTTGCATTGGGTATTAATCTTATTATAAAAAACTTGAAAACTATATATTATTTAGCTTCTTTTTTAATGCCGCTAATTGTCAAACTTCCTTTTAGTTTGTTATATCCAAGCGACAGCGAAAATATTAAAGATTTTAAAAAATTGAAAAAGTACAAAAAATATTATGATATGGCAGACATTATAGCAGGTGATTATAAGTACATTGAAAAATATATGCCTGAAAGCCTAAAGGATAAAATAATTATTACAAATACAATAACTAAAGACGACATTGCAAATTTAAAAAATCGTGGTATTAAGATGTTAGTTACAACAACACCTGAATTTGATGGACGTTCATTTGGAACAAATGTCTTAGAAGCAATTATTGTGGCATTAACAAACAAAAGGCTTGAAGATATGACCAAAAAAGAATTCGAAGAATTATTAAAAAATATTGATTTTAAGCCAAGAATTGAAATATTCTATTAA
- the lysS gene encoding lysine--tRNA ligase: MSEFEFTQEELNEQIQNRINKLRQLQEYNQNPYNKVKYDIKDYATKIKENFESFEGKEVSVAGRLMSKRGHGKATFADLLDTTGRIQIYVKIDEVGEETYKQFLDFDLGDIIGVKGDVFKTHKGEISIKVKYIELLSKCIRPLPEKWHGLKDVDTRYRKRYLDLIVNPNVKETFIKRSLIIRNIRRYLDENGFLEVETPVLNTIAGGAAARPFITHHNALDIDLYLRIATELHLKRLIVGGYDKVYELGRVFRNEGISIKHNPEFTTIEIYQAYADYKDMMDLTENLIVNAAKEVLGTLKINYQGQEIDLTPPWDRLTMVDAIKKYTNVDFSNVTSLEQARNLANELGVEIEERYSIGHIINEVFEQKVEEHLVQPTFIMDYPVEVSPLAKRKQDNNNFTERFELFITCRELANAFSELNDPFDQKERFLEQLKERQKGNQEAHMMDEDFIEALEYGMPPTGGLGIGIDRLVMLLTDSYSIRDVLLFPTMKPRE; the protein is encoded by the coding sequence ATGTCAGAGTTTGAATTTACCCAAGAAGAATTAAATGAACAAATACAAAATAGAATAAATAAATTAAGACAATTGCAAGAATACAATCAAAATCCTTACAACAAAGTAAAATACGATATCAAGGATTATGCAACAAAAATAAAAGAAAACTTTGAGAGCTTTGAAGGGAAAGAAGTGTCTGTTGCAGGTAGACTCATGTCAAAAAGAGGTCATGGCAAAGCTACTTTTGCTGATCTACTTGATACTACTGGTAGAATACAAATCTATGTTAAGATTGATGAAGTTGGTGAAGAAACCTATAAGCAATTTTTGGATTTTGATTTAGGTGATATAATAGGTGTTAAAGGTGATGTATTTAAAACTCATAAAGGTGAAATTTCAATTAAAGTTAAATATATTGAATTATTATCAAAATGTATAAGACCGTTACCAGAAAAATGGCATGGATTAAAAGATGTTGATACACGTTATAGAAAAAGATATCTTGATTTAATTGTTAATCCTAATGTGAAAGAAACTTTTATTAAGAGAAGCTTAATAATTAGAAACATTAGGAGATACTTAGATGAAAATGGTTTTTTGGAGGTAGAAACCCCTGTTTTAAATACTATAGCAGGAGGAGCTGCAGCAAGGCCATTTATTACTCATCATAATGCACTTGATATTGATCTATATTTAAGAATTGCAACAGAGCTTCATTTAAAACGTTTAATTGTTGGTGGTTATGATAAAGTTTATGAACTTGGAAGGGTATTCAGAAATGAAGGGATCTCTATAAAACATAATCCAGAATTTACAACTATTGAAATTTATCAAGCTTATGCAGATTACAAAGATATGATGGATTTAACAGAAAACTTAATTGTTAATGCTGCTAAAGAAGTTTTAGGGACTTTAAAGATAAACTATCAAGGACAAGAAATTGATTTAACTCCTCCATGGGATAGGCTGACAATGGTAGATGCAATTAAGAAATATACAAACGTAGATTTTTCAAATGTAACTTCTTTAGAACAAGCAAGAAATTTAGCTAATGAATTAGGTGTTGAGATAGAAGAAAGGTATTCAATTGGACATATAATAAATGAGGTTTTTGAACAGAAGGTTGAAGAACATTTAGTTCAACCAACATTTATTATGGATTATCCAGTTGAAGTGTCACCGCTTGCAAAAAGAAAGCAAGATAATAACAACTTTACTGAGAGATTTGAATTATTTATTACATGTCGAGAGCTTGCAAATGCATTTTCAGAGTTAAATGATCCTTTTGATCAAAAAGAAAGATTTTTAGAACAGCTTAAAGAAAGGCAAAAAGGTAACCAAGAAGCTCATATGATGGATGAGGACTTTATAGAGGCATTAGAATATGGAATGCCACCAACAGGAGGCCTTGGAATTGGAATTGATAGGCTTGTAATGCTATTAACTGATTCTTATTCTATACGTGATGTTTTATTATTTCCAACAATGAAGCCACGAGAATGA
- a CDS encoding acyl-CoA dehydratase activase-related protein, with product MKIGIPQALLYYYYLPFWERLFTELGFEVYESGLTTKDILDNGSKAAVADICAPIKIYTGHVIDCLNNSDFVFIPRFSSIQKNEYFCPKFMGLPDIIVGTVENSEKKIISPIINDISEDICDPRSYDILIDKFGFSYRELNNALKKANKVFTRFKKLLHNGLSLDKALFSYKQNFWEEYLYSIKKNGEINIAVLGYVYNLYDPFISLDVVKKLEELNVNIFTFEMVNHDDAYKQLSKYRKKLFWTFSNRVLGAGLYYLNNNIIDGMIHVTAFGCGPDAIVGKFLQYECDERSIPFTTLRIDEHTGEGHLVTRIEAFTDMIKRKKAQTLEVKL from the coding sequence ATGAAAATTGGAATACCACAAGCATTATTGTATTATTACTACCTTCCTTTTTGGGAGAGACTTTTTACAGAACTTGGTTTTGAGGTTTATGAAAGTGGCCTTACAACAAAAGATATTCTTGATAATGGTTCAAAAGCTGCTGTTGCTGATATCTGTGCTCCTATAAAGATATACACAGGACATGTTATAGATTGTTTGAATAATTCAGATTTTGTCTTTATTCCTAGATTTTCGAGTATTCAGAAAAATGAATACTTTTGTCCTAAATTTATGGGACTACCCGATATAATTGTAGGGACTGTTGAAAATTCAGAAAAGAAAATAATTAGCCCTATAATTAATGATATATCAGAAGATATATGTGATCCAAGAAGCTATGATATACTTATAGATAAATTTGGATTTTCATATCGTGAGCTTAATAATGCTCTTAAAAAAGCTAATAAAGTTTTTACTAGATTTAAAAAGCTTTTACATAATGGACTAAGTTTAGATAAAGCATTGTTTTCATATAAACAAAACTTTTGGGAGGAATACCTTTATAGTATAAAGAAAAACGGTGAAATAAATATTGCCGTTTTAGGATATGTTTATAACCTTTATGATCCTTTCATAAGTCTTGATGTTGTTAAAAAGTTAGAAGAATTAAATGTAAATATTTTTACGTTTGAGATGGTAAATCATGATGACGCATACAAACAGTTATCTAAGTATCGTAAGAAACTTTTTTGGACATTCAGTAATAGGGTATTAGGTGCTGGACTTTATTACTTAAATAATAATATCATTGATGGTATGATCCACGTAACAGCTTTTGGCTGTGGTCCAGATGCAATTGTTGGTAAATTTCTTCAATATGAATGTGATGAAAGATCAATTCCTTTTACAACTTTAAGGATAGATGAACATACCGGAGAAGGACATTTAGTTACAAGAATTGAAGCTTTTACTGATATGATTAAAAGAAAAAAAGCCCAAACTTTGGAGGTTAAATTATGA
- a CDS encoding cation diffusion facilitator family transporter: MDKQKAALLSVISNISLVIFKLIAGIMMNSVAVLSEAVHSGIDLIASFVAFFSIKKARLPADEDHPYGHGKYENVSGAFEAILILFAAIIIIYESIKKIIFKAEIENLNSGIIVMLISAIVNLFISSKLFRIAKKTDSVALEADAMHLFTDVFTSAGVFIGLIMIKVTGQYILDPIFALIVAVLIIKAAYDLTAKSIKDLVDISLPQEEISEIYNIIRQYPQITSYHKLRTRKSGDRREIDIHLRMNKETTLNEAHELCNIIENDIKKSFPNSYVTIHMEPEKSFDEN; the protein is encoded by the coding sequence ATGGATAAGCAGAAAGCTGCATTATTATCTGTTATATCTAACATAAGCCTTGTAATATTTAAGTTAATAGCAGGAATAATGATGAATTCTGTTGCAGTATTATCAGAGGCTGTACATTCAGGAATTGATTTAATTGCAAGTTTTGTTGCTTTTTTTTCAATAAAAAAAGCAAGATTACCTGCAGATGAAGACCATCCTTATGGGCATGGAAAGTATGAAAATGTTTCTGGTGCATTTGAAGCTATTCTAATTCTATTTGCAGCAATAATTATAATATATGAATCAATAAAAAAGATTATCTTTAAGGCTGAAATAGAAAATCTTAATTCTGGCATCATAGTAATGTTAATTTCAGCAATAGTAAATTTATTTATTTCATCAAAACTTTTTAGAATAGCCAAAAAGACAGATTCTGTTGCACTAGAAGCTGATGCTATGCATCTCTTTACAGATGTATTTACTTCTGCGGGAGTATTTATTGGATTAATAATGATTAAAGTTACTGGGCAGTATATTCTTGATCCTATTTTTGCACTTATAGTAGCTGTACTTATAATAAAAGCAGCATATGATCTTACAGCAAAATCAATAAAAGACCTTGTTGATATTAGTTTGCCACAGGAAGAAATTAGTGAAATTTATAATATAATAAGACAATATCCACAAATTACAAGCTATCATAAATTAAGAACAAGAAAAAGTGGAGATAGAAGGGAAATAGATATACATCTTAGAATGAATAAGGAGACAACACTTAATGAAGCTCATGAACTATGTAACATTATTGAAAATGATATCAAAAAATCTTTTCCGAATTCTTATGTAACTATTCATATGGAACCTGAAAAAAGCTTTGATGAAAATTAA